A part of Biomphalaria glabrata chromosome 3, xgBioGlab47.1, whole genome shotgun sequence genomic DNA contains:
- the LOC106056946 gene encoding S-adenosylmethionine-dependent methyltransferase Rv2258c-like, whose amino-acid sequence MASVTERLTNVLNSACVAFGVSMAKDTGILQALMDSERPLTSQEIADNKSLKERYVREILSSLGTAELLHMTTNEKGQLFFHLEEDDKKALKSPLYGFISFPLVFSPIYEQVKSCFMLEGPLGTRYTDTVHNFIDEMNVSRVDIYSSLFLEHTDELKEKLESGIQVIEFGSGRGRLIAKLATMFPNSTFTTSENVEKLLDLQRERWGHIPNISYKLYDLCALPENLTEQYDWAFCVDVIHDLPKPLEALKGICNLLKAGTGVFTFIDVASSGSPIEDKGNMSVACFYSAGSFLCIPESYQHPDSMALGPCWGRQTAINLATAAGFQDVKDYPADKLQRIFVCKP is encoded by the exons ATGGCCTCAGTGACAGAAAGACTTACAAATGTTTTGAATTCTGCTTGTGTGGCTTTTGGTGTGTCTATGGCTAAAGATACAGGTATTTTGCAAGCTCTAATGGATTCGGAGAGACCTTTGACATCACAGGAAATAGCAGAcaataaaagtttaaaagaaCG ATATGTTAGAGAAATCCTTTCAAGCCTTGGTACAGCCGAATTGCTTCACATGACCACTAACGAAAAAGGACAAttgttttttcatttagaaGAAGATGATAAGAAAGCCTTGAAATCGCCCCTCTATGGCTTCATTTCATTCCCACTTGTATTTAGTCCCATTTATGAACAAGTGAAATCCTGCTTCATGTTGGAGGGCCCACTTG GCACAAGGTACACAGACACTGTTCATAACTTCATTGATGAAATGAATGTCTCACGAGTTGACATCTATTCTTCTTTGTTCCTTGAGCATACCGATGAACTGAAAGAAAAACTAG AATCTGGAATTCAAGTGATTGAGTTTGGAAGTGGCCGAGGTCGTCTGATTGCTAAACTGGCCACCATGTTCCCTAACAGCACTTTTACAACTTCAGAAAATGTGGAAAAACTGTTAGATCTGCAAAGAGAGAGGTGGGGTCATATCCCCAACATTTCATACAAACTATATGACCTCTGTGCACTTCCTGAGAACTTGACAGAGCAGTACGATTGGGCTTTTTGTGTGGATGTCATTCATGATCTCCCAAAACCTCTAGAAGCATTGAAAGGAATTTGCAATCTGCTCAAAGCAGGGACTGGAGTGTTTACGTTTATAGACGTGGCATCGTCTGGAAGTCCAATTGAAGACAAAGGAAATATGAGCGTTGCCTGCTTCTATTCCGCAGGGTCATTTTTATGTATTCCTGAAAGCTATCAACACCCGGACAGTATGGCGCTAGGTCCTTGTTGGGGACGACAAACAGCAATCAACTTGGCTACTGCGGCAGGTTTTCAAGATGTAAAAGATTACCCAGCAGACAAATTACAAAGAATTTTTGTTTGCAAGCCGTAA